From a region of the Zingiber officinale cultivar Zhangliang chromosome 10B, Zo_v1.1, whole genome shotgun sequence genome:
- the LOC122030262 gene encoding adenylate isopentenyltransferase-like — translation MRILFNTAGNAALSAYLHWPFPASRALSTATAAMPPLRSCWHRLNTRRSSYRPGRLCVQVNGDGTKERVVVVMGATGTGKSKLSVELATKFSGEVVNSDKIQVYGGLDIATNKMPMEERRGVAHHLLGDLHPEEGELPPAAYRELAARAIVGIACRDRMPVVAGGSNSFIHAALAGSFDPRWSPFEAGWRQRMRKRATLRYCCCFLWVDVDALVLAEQLDRRVDEMLAAGMVEELGQYFEEESASVAGESRHPGLGKAIGVAEFREYFRGKGRGTEAAYEAAVSAIKANTRRLAEEQVRKIERLGEIGWPLQKLDATAAVSARLKGSMAEAETAWERDVAGPGAAAVEQFLNEAAEVQQQLHHRHSVPSPLLYT, via the coding sequence ATGAGAATTTTATTTAACACAGCGGGCAACGCGGCTCTTTCTGCTTACCTTCATTGGCCATTTCCGGCCAGCCGTGCTCTTTCTACCGCCACCGCTGCGATGCCGCCGCTACGGAGCTGCTGGCATCGCCTGAACACGCGGCGGAGCTCTTATCGCCCTGGACGCCTCTGTGTTCAGGTCAATGGCGATGGGACGAAGGAGAGAGTGGTGGTGGTCATGGGCGCTACCGGCACGGGGAAGTCAAAGCTGTCTGTGGAGCTGGCCACCAAGTTCTCCGGCGAGGTGGTGAACTCGGATAAGATTCAGGTCTATGGAGGGCTCGACATCGCCACCAACAAGATGCCCATGGAGGAGCGTCGCGGCGTGGCACACCATTTGCTGGGGGATCTTCATCCAGAGGAGGGTGAGCTCCCGCCCGCAGCGTACAGGGAGTTGGCGGCGCGCGCCATCGTCGGTATCGCCTGCCGAGACCGGATGCCGGTGGTGGCGGGCGGGTCGAACTCCTTCATACACGCGGCCTTGGCCGGGAGCTTTGACCCCCGGTGGAGTCCTTTCGAGGCGGGCTGGAGGCAGAGGATGAGGAAAAGGGCAACCCTCCGGTACTGCTGCTGCTTCCTGTGGGTAGACGTGGACGCGTTGGTGCTGGCGGAGCAGCTCGACCGGCGTGTGGACGAGATGCTGGCGGCGGGGATGGTGGAGGAGCTGGGTCAGTACTTCGAAGAAGAATCGGCATCCGTGGCGGGCGAGTCGAGGCATCCAGGGTTAGGCAAGGCGATCGGGGTGGCAGAGTTCCGGGAATACTTCCGGGGAAAGGGTCGGGGAACAGAAGCGGCGTACGAGGCGGCCGTGTCAGCCATCAAGGCGAACACGCGGCGGCTCGCGGAGGAGCAGGTGCGGAAGATCGAGCGACTGGGGGAGATAGGGTGGCCGCTGCAGAAGCTCGACGCTACGGCAGCGGTGTCGGCTCGACTGAAGGGATCCATGGCGGAGGCAGAGACGGCGTGGGAGAGAGACGTAGCGGGACCTGGCGCCGCAGCGGTGGAGCAGTTCTTGAATGAGGCGGCAGAGGTCCAACAACAACTCCACCATCGGCACAGCGTACCTTCTCCTCTGCTTTATACTTAG